A stretch of DNA from Megalops cyprinoides isolate fMegCyp1 chromosome 17, fMegCyp1.pri, whole genome shotgun sequence:
AGAATTCTGGTCCTCAGAGGGGGCATAGAAATCTAAAGCACACAACAGCACGGGTTGAACACCGGCAGCCAAAATTTCCTCGCCAGCTATTCTATCCCTTCTTTCTGATTCTCTGGGCACAAGTTTCTTATTGAAATCCGTCCCGCTCTGAAGTATATATCTGCAAGTATTTCACACTTCAACAAGTCCTCTTGGCCTGACTGATTTAAATCAGTCAGTTGACCCAGAAGAATGTGATTTGTAGGGATTTCCTCTGTAGGTGGCATGACTTCTGATTGGTGGGGAATTCTACACTCCACACTcaatgtaatgttaatttttCTTTAACAAAATAATACTCAAAACACTAAGTAGTTTGCAAAGAGACAACATCCACACCATAAGCTGGTATTTAAGGGCAGCATTTGGGCTTGTCCACATATTAGAAGCACCATCTTCCTCAGGGTCTTCATAGTAAGGATagtgagtttttaaaatgtgaaattattgaCATATGCCAAAAAAAGATCACAccattttacatttgcttacAGTAAGTAAAGCTTTGAATTTTGATGTGAAATTTAACAACCTGTAAAGCCTGGGAATGCCATCACTGTCTGACATCACCAGGCCTAGTGAGTTTGTTGtaactaaccctaaccctaaccctaacctcagTCCTGTAACACTCAGACTTGCAGTCAGGTGAGAGTTTCAGAACTGACgtctttgtatttttcattaatagcaaaatataaaaatgatgtgCTATATACGTTTATATCCAGGTGAGAGAGTATAATACAATATGAAGAGTGATATTTCTCCATGTACTTCCACCTCAAATATGTCGATCAGAGTGAAAATGATCACAATAGTATTTGTTTCAAATGTCATGAGGCTTTTGTTGGCTGCATCTGAAAGTGTTGGTTTAGAGCCTTCAATCCAATGTAACACAAAAAAGGCGATTGGAGAgaatgcgtgagtgtgtgtgtgtgtttttcccgCTGAGGTAAACAAACAGACTACAGCTGAGAGgtgtttatgaatttattaGTCCCGCTCTTGAGGGCTCACGAGTGTTCGTTGTCTTGGCAACAGGTTGTTTGAGACCCATCCGGAATGCAAGGACGTGTTCTTCCTGTTCCGAGACGTGGAGGACCTGGAGCGGCTCCGAACCAGCAGGGAACTGCGGGCTCACGGACTCCGGTCAGTCCACACCCCGGGGGCCTCGCCCTCAACAGCGCCATCTTGTGGCACTGCCACATAGCACTGGAGTCCTGTCCATATTTACCACTGGTGTTGAGCTTAAAAGGCTACAGCAAGTAGATAAACCCCTGCCGTGTGTCTAATAAGTGAATTacgtatttgttgttgttttattttctttctcacgtcccccctctcttcctctaaTGAGTTCTTCTTTGAAGATGTTTGAATTACATTAGAGCATATTAGATTATCATCATTTAGtgcacactcttatccagagttcCAGAATTCTGTTTAGTGTCTACACATGCATTGGGTTCTGGGGCTGGATTGTTTGTGTTTAGTTGCCATCTCAAACAACCTGTAAGCGTGTTGATCCAGCATGCCAGCACCAGCGACTGCAGGGTAAACTCCACCCGCTTCCTCAGTCTTTTCACTGTGACCTCATAACAGGGTGCAAAGCAACACCAATAGACTCTTTTTCTGGGATCCCTCTACAGTGGATAAGCCCTTCAACCCTGTACGTGCACCTAGAGTGTTCAGTCTGCAAGTCCATCACATTCACATGTTCAGCATGTTCGCTGTTTTGCATACATATATTAGTAGAGGTtcagtttaaaagaaaagtaTTTACAAAGTAATCCAGGTTAGGTGGGTGGATATTCCAAGGGCAGAAGAGAAAATTCAGATTTCAAAATACGTCCGACCAAAAACTGtccctgtgtttcattttgatttggACAGGGAGGGGTACAATGGGTGTCccggggaaaaaaataactaaatcaCTGATCTGAACTGATAACTAGTCCAGTTAAGTGATTAAATGTGCGAATGGAATAAAAGCAGCTCTCCAGCGGTGAGGCTGGCTGACCCTCTTCTGCAGCACATCCATCACCGCCACGGGCGTTTCAGCCAATCCGCTGCGCCGAAACTGAAGAGCGGCTGATACGCCGGGTCAGGGATCTCGCGCAGATCCCTGCGTGTAACACACTTGTCCCACTTCTAAAGGGCTCTCACTGCGCTGTTTCGCTCCTGAGAGCAGCCGCTTTCAAAGGGCAGGAGCAGGGACTACAAAAGGCGTGAAAGGCCGCCGAAACTAATTAGCCCGCGTGAGCGCCTCTTAATCAAAGATGCGGCGACCGGAGGAAGGCCGTGGGAGAGAGGCGTGCTGGGGGCCCGCTGCAAACGTGCGGTGGCCCCCGTCACTGAGCTCTGGAAAACGAGGTTGAGGGACACTCAAATCTCCTCCATCCGCATTACTCCACAAAGCCCTCTCtgcttggtggggggggggggggggcaggcgtGATGCAGGGAGCACCATTGTGCACACTGCATTTCGCAGGAAAGCCTTTGTGGCTGCTTGTTTCCCGCCAAAAGGGCGTCAAATGGAATCACATCCTAGAGGCCGAGGGTGTGAGAACGCTCGCAGTGAAGGGTTGTTGTAACTTATTTTAGTTAAAGacagtttaaaaatgataaagacatgttaaaatatgatatttacagtatttacgGAGGTTTATATAAGAAATTTAATAGTGATTGGAACGacataaaaaatgctgacagggtgaacaggaaatgcatttttgttgctttgcatTTATAGACACTCTTATTTTGAAGTTGAGAGGAAGTGACCTGTCCCAAGTTTCATGTTTTCTCGCGGTATTGACATTATGTTTTTTCAAGGCTTGCAACAGCGAATGCACGAGCCTGcttatttgattcatttatttcatgtacCGTGTAGTCAGTCAGTAAATGTGTTTGGGAGAAGATACTCGTGTGGTCATTATTCAAAGTTTCCACTACACAACAAGGGTCATCATTATCACACGGTTCGCTTGCTTCTCCTTCATGTTAATTTTCTCTTTGCAGCCGCCTGAGAGCTGCTGAattgtgctgtgaaaaaaaatctaaggcAAAGAGTGCCATTGAAACTGCATGAGGGTATTGTTATTGTGCTACTTTTGAGTCTCCATCTTTGATGTGTGCCTTTGAGTCAGTTTCAGAACATTATGCTACGCCCACAGGGTGATGTCATTCATTGAGAAGACTGTGGCGAGGCTAGACCAGCCGGAGAGGCTGGATCAGCTGGCCCTGGACCTGGGGAAGGGTCACTATCGCTACAACGCCCCGCCCAAGTACTATGGGGTAGGTGCCTGTCCAACGCTTTACTCAGGACTACAAATCCCAGAGCAAATGAAGAACTTCCTGCATGTTGATGAGAGCAGAATCCTTTGCAATGTGAgattcagacagagagggagatgacaTGACATAGAGcatacattttttctgcagctgTAAAGACCAGCCCTAGAAACTCAAAAGCCCATTCCCCCTTCCTTAATTGGCCAGGCAGTCCACTGGGCTTTACCACTAAAGGCTGTGCAGAGGGAAAAGACCAGTGGTCACATTCAATACAGACAGTTCCCGCACAGTTCTTGATTAGTTTAATAGCTTCTCACATATTGATTTTTTCACAGTCCACTCTGCTTATATACACCAGCTGTTCAAATAATCTgctttatgaaaatgaaatagtCCACACAGAGGAATCATTTTAGGGCTCTTACATgtacagccatgcgtcgcttaacgtccacgatacgttctgtgaaataggacgttatgtgatttggacgttgtgcaaacaacatactatatacttagcaaacctatatggagattggatgctgctgcctACGAGTCGAAGTATACATTGTTATacggtaaactttttaattgtaagtatgcaaagttcacattaaaacaacaatagaaagtacagtacagtacatacataagacattagcataggtGTTTATTATGTCTATCAAGATGtatgtattatatggtatactaCGTACTATACCATTATACACCTGACAGCGCAATCGCTtcatttccatgagacatgagatacacgtgttgaAGCGTTTCCTTCACTATGTCCGGTTACATCCGCTACATCCCGTTCTGCGattgggatttttaaactttattataacctcATTGGACTATGGACATATATGTGAATGGATGTTGTCCAGATGGACGTTAAGTGGCATATGACTGTAATTTGAAACTCAGCTGagttcattacattttattattgtcatcCAGCAGAcgctattatccagagtgacttacataggatacaatttttacatgctatctatttatacagccgcatatttactgaggcaattctgggataagcaccttgcccaagggtacaacagcagtgtcccagtggggaatcgcaccagcaagcttttggttaggagccctgctccttaccaccatgcaaCAATgctgcacaaataaataaatgttttaaatttgaaaacacTCATACTTGTTAATTACCACATTTTGTAGCACATCaaatttttgaaaagaaaaataagtgcTGTCAAGTACCAGGATGTCAGGTAACGTAAAAAGAATGAGGCtttctgcaaataaaaaaaaaaaaaacgctttctTCCTTAGTCTTATAATGGATGAATCTTACCAAAGTGAGGTAGCTGTGAAATTGGGTATTCCAAAGTCTAGACTGTCCAAGAATCTGAAGGACCACCATGAGTATgagaacaaaggaaaacaaaatgtgaaatggagaCACGTCTATGACTTACATGGTGCCAATTATCATAGAGACcatcaaaaatgaatgtgagcATTGCGCAGTAAGCATTATgcattcaaatgttttgttcCATGTGAGGGCTcttctcatttaaatgtgagaaAGAAAATTGTTTAAAACACAGGTTTACACATTCATTTGAAGCTGTCTTTTAAACAATTGCTTACAGCAGAAGAATCAAGTTGTCCTGTGTGAATGTCATTCTTATAAGTGGAGTGTAGAGTATACGCTTCATTTAATGGGGAATGTTTCTCAGCAGGCAGGGAAAGCATTTTCTTTCAGGGGAACCGTGAAGGACAAACTCAATTTAGTTGTCAGCTCAACTTGCCgcagtcattttcattcagcacTCTGAACGTATCACCTGTGATTCCTTCAGTATGTGGGGGTGGAGTTTATCCGTGCTGTCCAGCCAATCCTGAAGGAGAAGTGGACGgatgagctggaggaggccTGGAAGGTACGGAACTTTCTGTGATGTTCTATTACCTACCTGAAGGGCTGCAAAAAAAGCTCACAGTTACAGCAGCTTTGGATAGCATTGTCTATGTCACAACTCTAGACAAAACTGTCACTGCATTACAGCATGTTTAAATTCACTGAATTGTTATGGAGTATAGAAAACAATCAGTTAATTCCCTTTGACAGTTTCCccttacaattttacatataatttgCCATTGACATATACATGTTACAAACATATTGACTAAAGGTGTTGAGCCCAGTACAGATCAATATTaagaaacatgtaaaattgtatgtGATTATTCAACAATTCTATGTAGCAATCACTGATGCCATTGAAGTGTCAAGATGACATGTGGTTTGGGGGGGCTGGGATCTCATTGATGCTCCCAGACATGTTAAAGGGATTAACCAATGGACTCAGACTATTCCACTTAAAGTTCTATTAACAGAGGCACAGGACACAACTGGAAATTACTTAACATAGATTGAATTGACACGTGAATGTAGCTCTTCACACACAGTTGCAAATACATGGAATAAATTACCCGGATTTGTAATGGGTCTTTGGCATCCTCTAAGTCCAAACCTGATACAGATCACCAGATTCATTTACAGGCAAATTTGTCACCAAAACTGGCTGAATGGCCTTTCTTAGCCATTTTCACTTTCTTATGCTCTTACATTTGCTTGTTCTTTAGAAACACTGCCCTCCTGTGAAGCTGAATGTAATTCAGTTAATACCCACTATTGTTATATTGTAGTGGTAGCAAAAAAAGGTTCTTTGCCTCTGAAATGCCCTGCCCATTGCCCAAGTACTTTAGAATCTATCCCTGCACTATGCATTACTCAAGACTACAAATCCCAGACCAAATAAAGaacttcctgtttctgctgcatGCTCATGAGGGTGAAATCTTTTAAAACATGACGTTAAGTCAGGGAGGGGGGATAGACTAACGTGATGGAGAGCACATATTGTTTACTGCAACTGTAAATTTGATTGATGCTTTCAAACATGTTAAAGGGATTAATCAAGTCGACCCTGAACTCAGGCTATTCCACTTTAAGTTCTATTAAGAGAGGCCCAGGACAGAGCTGGAAATTAAGAGTAATTGAATTGACATGAGAAAGTAGCCCTTCACACACAGTTCTACTTACATGGATTAACCTGCTAAGATTTGCAATGGAGCAAGAATCTCTGGGATCCTTAGAGTCCAAACTTGATAAAGTGATAAATTCACCAGATTAGTTTAATGGCAAATCTGTCCCCAAAAATGGGTATTCATAGTCACTTATTCTTTCTTATGCTCTCATGTTTGCTTGCTCTTAGTCAACACTGCCCTCCTGTGGAATGAAAGTAAATAGTGGGTATTAACTGAATTGACTTTATATTGTAGTGTTAGCAGACAAGGttcattgcagtcattttgttttcaggtacaagcagatgaaaaacaaagtaCACGTTACTGTATTTAGAAGTGTTTAAGACTGTGCCTGCGCATATACTGGCAAAATGAATGCTTCAAAAATCCTTGATTCATGTTCCCACCAAAGAGAAGGGTGGTTGGCAGGAAACAATGAAGTCAGTGCCAGCCTGACGTCAGTATGCTGGAAAGGATTACCCATGCTTCCCAGACCAGCAGAGTCTGGACTGAAGCGGAATGTGTGAAAGAGTACTGTCGCTGAGGGACACGCCCCTTATCTTTCATTCCAAACTGCGCAGAACCTCTCCTTAATCCTGTCCgatttcaaatgacaaaacagtgcaaaagaaaaaaaattgtttctaTTTATCACTGCTATTCATATCTTTATGCATCGTTTTAGGGAAAAAAGTTGAAGGGTAATTTAAAAAGGCACCTCTCTTATGCTGCAGCTGTGATCTAGATACATGAAAAGAGTGGAGTGGTGGTTCAGACCTATGTTTTTCTGCAGGTAAACCATGGTTGAAATACGGTGACAAGGTATTCTTGGCCATTGACCCCTGTTTAATAAGGCTGTGGCACAGAGCCACTACACTGTACATGGTCACTGGCTGTTTTCTTGATTTTGTTATTAAACCATGAAAACAACTTTCATCATAGTGAGAacccctcccaaacacacacacatacagctgccTCAACTGGGTATGCTCCAAGACACAGTGAGAGGCTCTCACCTTACAATACACACACCCGGTTGGATGTTGTCCTTTAGTAAGCCCCTCTCTGATACCACACACTCAAAAAATCCTTTGTGTTTAAATCTTCTGCTTCCCTTCCCCAGGCCTTGTTCCTGTACGTAACCAGAATCATGAAGAAGGGCTACtttgaagaggagaggaaccAGCGCTGCAACGCCCTCGACTCCAGCAGGGAGAGGCCGGACAAGAGGAACACCCGCCTCTAAGACCGCCCGCCTCCGCGCTGGCAACGGCGTCCGCTCCGATCCTCGGCCCCTCTCTGTAGCAGACACGGCCAAAGACCGCGTCGCAGACGGCAGAACGGAACCACATTGCGCATTGCTCAGCTGTGCACACGCTTTACAAGACACTTTATCCATTTAACGCGCCTTGCAACATCACCACGGCATCCAGAGCGTCAGTTGTCCTTTTCTGTCTTCTACAGTCATGTTGCCTCTTGCTAACTAGCCTTACCTGCCAATTTCTTTTGGAGGAATTTGGTAAGGATCCGCACCTGCGTCGGGGCCAGACTGTTATTCCAGCCCGCTAGCACGCCGTCAAGACCCGGCTTCATTTCTGCTTCAGCTGTGCtcgtgtttgtgttttgctggtTCCTGATCCAGCACCAGATTGGTCTCTTTAACCAAGCTCCACCAATCAGattcagcactgctgtgctgaCAGCGCCAGATGAATGATGTCAGATCTTGTAATATCATCTCCTCTTGAGCTGTGTTTGAAGTGTTTAACGTTACCTGTGGAattcagtgctgtctctgtatgCTGAATGTTATAGCCATGAATAATGAGGCGTGCGTGAAAATAGCTTTATTAAATCCCCTGATTGAGGGTGGCTGCCAAAAAAAGACTCTAGAATATATGGATCTGAAAGTAAAACCTGCTTTTGGGGAAGCCATTAATATCCCAGCTGGACTGAAAACTGCCATCTTGTACCAAGTTCTCAATGCCAGCGCCTGTCGTACAGCCAAATGAGGGTTTCATTACCTAAAATATAACAGGGTGGCTCACTCAGCTGAGGCACATGttccaagcacaggctgagccctacagctcAGACCCAGGTTCGAGCCTCCACTCTGTCACTCAGCAATGACTGACAGTCTGCAGCAGTGGAACACAATTGGCCTCATTCTGCAGGGGGGGCAAAGGATTTCATCAGCCAGGATCCCCTCGTCCCACCATTCTTGACACCCTGCGATTCATAAGGTACAAATTGCTCTGATGGCATTAGGAAGATGAACCATTCAGTGTTGGCTCTCCTGGCGCACTGTGGGACTTgggactgtaaaaaaaaaacagccattgttgccgtgtgagtgtattggacGATTGTATTGACTATGCTCGATTGCTAATGTATGAGTGGATGTCACAGTGAGTCAAGCCTAAGGCACAATTTTAAAAGCTGTAAATAAACTCAACCCTCAGAACCAATGCTTCAAAGCTCTGATAAGCATACCTGGAATATTAAAACATTGCAGAAAAAGATCTATTTACCTTCCCCAGCAATCCACCAGAGAAACCAGTGACAGAGCTTGCCTTACATGGCTTCGATGCAGTTACACTAACTATGTATGAatacactcaaacactcacGCATTCAGCACTATCACTCTCAAAAATCTCTCTGCAAGTTATTTTGctcaaatgcaaaatacatcTGTTTCTACAGCACTTGTATactgattatatatatatatatggcttAAGTCACCCTAAAGCTGAACCAGTGTACATTTCCCTTTTGAGCCAACCACTGAAAATCTGTAAATTGGTAAACAATTGGGGAAAATGAATGGTATTACATACACAGTGCAATTCTCTTCCactatatatgtaaaaaaaaccttaataaGAGGTAGACGTTTCCTTGCATGTCTATCAAGTccacatgaacatacacactgAGACAAATGTCAAATATCAGCAATCATGctgtcaaattttattttcaggtttggatataaatgttgtaaaataaCGGGGCACTCTTTACTGTCTTTTCATTTCCTAGTCATGTATGTAAATTAAGAACATCCCACTGTTCCCATTAGCCAATTACATTAGTTCCCCAACAGACTGGCCCACAAACACTCCACTGCTTAAAAAACTAACATATGACAGTCatttgtgaatttaaaaatggaaaattaagaTGGCCACCGAAAGATCGCACTGACACACCAACTGCAACCTCTGTACTGTTAGTGCTACATGGTATAACAGTCACAAATGTGGACTTGTCTGTAAGCTTTCACTACGAAAGTCCACTTAGAAACTCCTCACTTTACCAAGAGGGACAGCTGAGCCTCAGAACTCACGGTGAACACAAATACGGGGGAAATGTGGGCTGCTGCTGATATGAGAACATTTTTCCAAAGTGGCTTGTTGGAATATTGATGGGTATAGACACCTGTGATTGTCAGCTTGCGGTATGAGGTCATGAGTCGACGTCTAAATTCCCCATCTCAAAACTACGCCACCCCGCAGCCTCTTCAAAGCTTCCATATCTTTTCATTCCAAAAACAGGCACAGTGGAGAGTTGCTCTGAGAGCAGTAGCCATCACGGCTTCCTGTGCAATTTTGGGTTGACTATGTCACGAGCGACCCTTTCACGGGGTCTCAAAGTCACAAATGCTTCCACCCACCCAAACTCTTTTGAGAGACAGGAGAGctgtgttttgtcctttttgtaTGTGcagaacattttcagtgtggcGGGTCAgtagctcctcctcctttctgctTTGTTGCCCTTGTGGTTGGTTAAGGTTCATTCTGGGAGGTGGTCTGATCTAACAGGGCGGGGCAGTCAAATTTGGGGGAGGGGCTTCCAGGCAGAGGCTCCTCACTGCGTGGCTTTGGTCTTCTTGCTTTTgctctttttgtctttctttttgagTCCATCGATGTGCGCCCTCAGCAGGTTGGAGTATGCctgggacgggggggggggcagagcagagcagccagTTAGTGCCCGTTGGATGTTGggtgtgctgcagctggaacAAGGGTCTGCagctctgatgatgtcactggatcattagcgctgtgtgtgcatcACTGCCGGTTACCTGCTCTCTCAGAGTCAATCACTCTGTCTAAATTTGGAACAGCTCATTCTTTCTCTGTACCAAGGGCTCTGGTGGGCTAAATACATCAAGAATGCAACAGCAGTTCACCACACTGTCAGCAAGTTTAAGAATTCATACACCTTCATTGTTCAAATTTATGAAAGAGCTGACAGACTGATTTTCACCAAAGCGCTTGAGTATTCTTCTGACATCACAAGAGCTGAGGTATACACTGAGTTGCCAGCACACATAGAGACCAACATATCCAGAAATCCATCAAGGACACATTTGCAATAGTACCGGACAACATACAGCAAGGCTGGAGTCAAAACCATGTGTGCAAACATGCCAGGTCAGATCACAATGAGCCACCTGACAGGACAGAACCCTGACTGAGCCTGCCCCCATTCACAGCACACCTCGATGACTGGTCACCTTAAACAGAAACGCTATATACTGCCCTCTATTTGCTAACCATCCCTTTTATCCAGGGAAATTcatggctttcatttttctatttgcatatctatttatatatattgATGTTTGCTCATACACCTTACACAAGGGTAAAGCAACGGTACTTGAATGAACCTACCACTTTCTGGTAATAAGCATAGATTGCATACGAAAATGCCTCACCATAGATGGCAATCTGCAACTGAACAGCTGTATCACTTTTCATCAGTGGAAAGAGCTCATGGTTTAATGTGGGCTGTTTAATCTATGCTGGTGCCTTCGCACTATTCCCTTTAGCAGCTTGTCCTTTATACAAGATGTGAGTCAGTGATAAGCGAAGACGCTTTATTTCAACCCACTCGGTGAGAGTCCCTTGACAGGCAGCATCACAAACGCAGGAAGTGTGAATTTCACTCACCATCTGGAACTTGATTACTTCTTTGGTGCTCACCTGTggagaaaacaaagacaaagacagctGTTGTGTGATTTATGGCACAGAACTCTGGGAGAAATTTAGATTCAGCTCCTTAAGTATTTAATTGCTGTAGTAATTCAGGCTGGTAGGCTTCAGTTTTACACTTAGTGGTGATAAAAACTAAACACTATCTAAAGACTGCCAGAGCAAGTCGGGAAATACACATGCACGTGCTGGTGTGTTAGTGCCAGCATGCCCCTTCACATCTTTGCTTCTTAATCAAACCAATTGCACGGGCCCTTTACCTCTGCTCCCCACCTTATAGcttatagctatagctatataCAGTGCAAAGCTTGTTCACTCACCACTGTGCTGATCTTTTTTTTGCCGTCTGTCGCACGTACGATGCATTTGTTGTCCACTGGCTCAAAGGTTTCTGGGTTTCCTTTCCGTGGCATCGGTTTAGTCCTCCCATCATCTGTGGATCGtgagtcatacacacacacacacacacacacacacacacacacatatatatatatatgagagagtgagagagagagagagagagagtcagagtcagaggcAGAAATCATCAGTTTACAgtatattcaaattcaaatgtgctttattggcatgacaaataggcacttgtattgccaaagcagtcATAACATACAGAACAAGTAATCAGAACATTTACCGaacatatacaaaaatacaagaAATCAGAACATATACATTACTTAAAGCATTAGGATATGACAATTatatctgtgtgcgtgcatgtgtgtacacgtgtgtctgagtgtggtCTTGGGCTTCTTTGTGTAGAAAGTAggaaatatgtgtgtgaatatgtgtatcATTCAGTGTCTCTCAAATGGTGGCAGGTGAGAACATATTGTGCAGCTATAGTGCATCTCTCTTTGTCTTCACCCAATAAGTAGGGTAGTTTACTGTGGTTTGGTAGAGCATCAAATTTGGggtgtttttcttcaaattttGGGAAGAAGCAATCACGGATTGATTGGAAAGTTTTGCACTCTGTTAAAAAGTGCAGCTCCGTCTCAACTACATTGTCTTTGCACTGCTGACACAGACGATTGTCTCTTGGCAGCCAAGTTTTTTTGTCTGCCATTTTCTATTGCTAAGCGGTGCTCACTGAGTCTGTATTTCGTCAGTGTATTTctcaaatttgtttcttttattttagttaGGTAATCTGCTAATGTATATTCTCTGTCTAGAGCCAAGTAGCATTGCATCttgctttgtgattttattttagaacGCCAAAAATCTAAATAATTGTCTTTTAGGTTTGAGGAAATTTGTTTAAGCCGAAAATGTTGTGTAGTTTGGACCTGGTTTTGTGCCTTTAAAGTGTTGGTATGTGCTAGTGGAACAGGATGGCTGAAGATCAGGTTGGTAGGAGAGttcttatatacacacactagTACTCTAGTACTCCAGAATTACATCTGCACGTAGCATTTTAGGAACAGAGGACGGCCACGTCTAGATATTCCGACGTACATTTCTTTAGTGTGATGTAAACGCTGCCCGAGGTTCGGCACTTTTGAAACAGTCGTGTCAGCTCTGTCAAAAActggaaagaaaggaaaacaaacgtTACTGGTGCTAGAACCACACAGTATGTGACCGAGTGGTAAATAGCAACTACACACAACCAGCTAGTCAACAAAACTCTAAATCTTATGTTCACTAGTTTACTAAACGCGGTGTTTAATAACACGCGGTGCAAACATTCAATTGAGAGCCATTACTTCGCGACCAGATCTTGCCTTCAAATATGCTGGTTAGTTAGCCATCTAGTTACCATTCAATCTCGAGTTGCCTGGCGGCTGCTCTCTGTTTGCCTATGACTTCAGGTGCAAAAGTCCCACAATGTGCAAAATTCACACACTGTGTTTAAGAAACAGATAAACAGCGATTGCGGGTTGCCGTTGCGAATCAACTTCGCCAGCTAGTCAGCCAACACTATGCTCGGACAGCTGTGAATAGCGCGGAAACTCATTCATACCCATTATGGCTACGGCCAGCTGTTTTCGTTAGGTAGTCAACTTGTTAGAAATATCTAGTACGGTAGCCAATTTTGCCAAACAGCCAACACAATGGAGCAACTAAACGTTTCTTACCGAATCGTTTTCCAGAAGTACCATGGCTTCAGTAGGGCTTGAATCCCGTCGatctttaatttaaataaagtaCTCTCAACCGCCCCCAATCTACGCAGCTAACCCCACAACAGAGATTTCTGCAACAA
This window harbors:
- the LOC118792705 gene encoding cytoglobin-2-like yields the protein MGCAISGLGLVAKPVGDARDEDVAVPSQEQIDMIKESWKVIQEDIAKVGIIMFVRLFETHPECKDVFFLFRDVEDLERLRTSRELRAHGLRVMSFIEKTVARLDQPERLDQLALDLGKGHYRYNAPPKYYGYVGVEFIRAVQPILKEKWTDELEEAWKALFLYVTRIMKKGYFEEERNQRCNALDSSRERPDKRNTRL
- the LOC118792481 gene encoding signal recognition particle 14 kDa protein-like: MVLLENDSFLTELTRLFQKCRTSGSVYITLKKYDGRTKPMPRKGNPETFEPVDNKCIVRATDGKKKISTVVSTKEVIKFQMAYSNLLRAHIDGLKKKDKKSKSKKTKATQ